The stretch of DNA GATCGAGCGGTACGTGGCGCTCTTGAACCCCGCCAAGCTTCGATGGGGCCTCACGGTGTTCGCCCGCGTGTGGTTGCGCGCCCAAGACCAAGACACGGTGGAGCGCTTCTGCGCGGCGATCCTGGAGCTTCCCCAAGTGGTCGAATGCCACCTCATGGCCGGAGACTGCGATTTCTTGCTGCGCATCGTCGCGGCGGACCTCGACGGCTACCGCCGCTTTCAAATGGAGCACCTCGCGCGCATCGAGGGCGTGCAGCAGGTGAAGACGGAAGTGCCGATGCAGCGCATCAAGCAGACGACGGAACTGCCCTTGTGACGCGACGCGCGGTGAAGCGTGAAAGTCTCTTGTTCGACGAGGCCGCGCGGCGCGAGATTGGCGGAGTTCGTACGGGGCTCAGAACAAACCGGGAGAGCCTCCATGAAGCCAGGGGCCACCTCGGCCCGCAGCGATCTCCTCCTCGGTCGGCAACGCCGGAGCGTCATGAGAAGGCCCCGCCAAAAAGCGCTCGAAGAAGCTTCCGAGCACGGTGAGCAAGGAGCGGCGGGGACGGGACGAGCGAGCGGTCGAATTGGTCGTGCGGATCGTGGCGTTCATGCGGTTCCTCCTCGGGACGCGACCCTCGCGTCGTGTCCAAAAGGTACGAGCCAAGCGCAACCGCGCCGCAATCGCGAGGCGGGCCACGACAAGAACGGGTATTGCGGTGCGGTTGCGCGGCGCGCGTAACGTGCAGGCAGATCGACCGGCCTTCCGCCCCTTCCACCGAGCGAGGTTCCTGATGTTGAACGACACCCTTGTCCGCGAACAAGCCCAACACAAGCTCGACAACCTGCGTCACGAAGCTCGCGTGGCCCGCGCGT from Deinococcus yavapaiensis KR-236 encodes:
- a CDS encoding Lrp/AsnC family transcriptional regulator: MPMELDRKDRRILKVLQRDGRVNNVDLAREVDLSPSPCLRRVKLLEEAGVIERYVALLNPAKLRWGLTVFARVWLRAQDQDTVERFCAAILELPQVVECHLMAGDCDFLLRIVAADLDGYRRFQMEHLARIEGVQQVKTEVPMQRIKQTTELPL